Proteins encoded by one window of Thermodesulfobacteriota bacterium:
- a CDS encoding DUF3786 domain-containing protein: MTSNYEKIIHDNLDRIYTNLPQDLGLILPANQKGDSFFFEAFGEECRIQPEGIHLGGREETGVLGVLISLYMLNACPETSVLQPLKAFKDFPGSMPYVGAFASYTEKILVPYVHSIEEAQNRIMERMQGKDASEISGGDFSFLLCPLPKITLCYIFYRADDEFSASATCLFSNNAHQFLPLDALADVGEYTSRKIIQLLT, encoded by the coding sequence TACAAATTTACCCCAAGACCTGGGTTTGATATTGCCGGCAAACCAAAAGGGGGATTCCTTCTTTTTTGAAGCTTTTGGCGAAGAGTGCCGGATTCAGCCGGAGGGTATCCATCTTGGTGGCAGGGAAGAAACCGGGGTACTGGGGGTTTTGATTTCCCTATATATGCTTAATGCCTGCCCGGAGACGTCTGTATTGCAACCACTTAAGGCATTTAAAGATTTTCCAGGAAGTATGCCTTATGTGGGTGCTTTTGCTTCATACACAGAAAAAATACTTGTTCCTTATGTGCACAGCATTGAAGAGGCACAAAATCGTATTATGGAACGTATGCAGGGCAAAGATGCTTCTGAGATATCAGGGGGTGATTTTTCATTTTTACTGTGTCCTTTACCCAAAATAACTCTATGCTATATATTCTATCGTGCGGACGATGAATTTTCCGCTTCGGCGACCTGCCTTTTTTCCAATAACGCTCATCAATTTTTGCCTTTGGACGCACTGGCCGACGTGGGAGAATATACCTCAAGAAAAATCATTCAACTCTTGACTTGA